The Stieleria maiorica genome includes the window GGAAATCCTGTGCGGTCCGTTTCGGATCGTTTTCGAAGGCGCCGCAGCCCCAGGCTCCGAGCACGAGGCTGCGATAGCCGTACGCCGCGGCGATGGCGAGCACGCGTTGGATGCGGCTCTTTAGCAGGTCTACGGATCGTGGTTGACCGATCGTCGGGGCGTACGGTGCCGCGCAGGTGAGAAAACTCAGCCGCCATGGTTCGTCGAGCTCCTTGCCGTCATCTGAGCGAAAGACGGGGACTTGCGGCGAATAAATGGCCCAGTCGGTCGAATCGGGTTCTTCTCGCTGTCGGTGGTGGTCGTACATCGGATCGCCGACCAGTGTGAGAAATAGCGCGCTCGATCGGCAAAGGCCTTCTTCTTGAGCACGCGCGCCATGGAGAAACCCGCCGCCCGGGTTAACACCATTGGCGAAATTCAACGCAAGCGGGTCTTGTCCTGAATCGGTCAGCCGTTTCGCCGCTAGCAAGGTGGTCTCGTTCGTGACCTGGACGGTCGTTTCGGCAATCGTCGTCGGGCTTGTTGCCGGCAAGGAATCGTCTGGCGCGATGCTGACCTTACCTGAAACTGCGTTTTCGACCATCTTCCCGATGTCGACTCGCTCGCCCTTGGCGTTTTGATAAGAGCCTGACTCGGAAATCTCGACGGCGGATCGCCCCAGATCCCGAGCGAATTCACGCGAGATCCCCAGCTCATGCCGACGGGCGTCGGCCATCTCGTCGGAGTCGAGGCAAGGGAGCAGGTTGAGACCGTTGCGTGAGTCGTTCATCAAAAACCTCGATTCGGGAAATCGCGATCGCAGGATC containing:
- a CDS encoding TIGR02452 family protein, translating into MNDSRNGLNLLPCLDSDEMADARRHELGISREFARDLGRSAVEISESGSYQNAKGERVDIGKMVENAVSGKVSIAPDDSLPATSPTTIAETTVQVTNETTLLAAKRLTDSGQDPLALNFANGVNPGGGFLHGARAQEEGLCRSSALFLTLVGDPMYDHHRQREEPDSTDWAIYSPQVPVFRSDDGKELDEPWRLSFLTCAAPYAPTIGQPRSVDLLKSRIQRVLAIAAAYGYRSLVLGAWGCGAFENDPKRTAQDFRSALESQFAGVFSTVVFAITDWSPERRFIGPFRDVFSQ